A single window of Halobacteriovorax sp. GB3 DNA harbors:
- a CDS encoding DUF5522 domain-containing protein: MSEIFTSSYLKKRGHCCKSNCLHCPYGTTATNLGFQVLSIDDSNIETARNLLQKNQASSEDISSSLLAGAFGAKKEIKITDQNRDKFKLLYLKDHLCGLIEMGLFQVKKVYPQEGFEDQGFDEEFVQSFLQE, translated from the coding sequence ATGAGCGAAATATTTACGAGTAGTTATCTTAAAAAACGTGGGCATTGTTGTAAATCAAATTGTCTTCATTGTCCTTATGGAACAACGGCAACGAATCTTGGTTTCCAGGTTCTTTCAATCGATGATTCAAATATTGAAACAGCTAGAAATTTACTTCAAAAAAATCAGGCATCTTCTGAGGATATTTCTTCAAGCCTACTTGCAGGTGCATTTGGTGCGAAGAAGGAAATTAAAATTACCGATCAGAATCGAGATAAATTTAAACTCCTCTATTTGAAAGATCACCTATGTGGTCTTATTGAAATGGGACTCTTTCAGGTTAAAAAAGTTTACCCACAAGAGGGCTTTGAGGATCAAGGCTTTGATGAAGAATTTGTTCAAAGCTTTCTTCAAGAGTAA
- the recQ gene encoding DNA helicase RecQ gives MEKRKEKLIDLLQENFGYDCFRLEQENIINSILDGIDTMAIMPTGGGKSLCYQIPALYLDGVCLVISPLISLMQDQVLGLQQNGIEAAFLNSTQSFEEKLEIERKLVSKEIKILYLAPEAIHAGFIQNLLNKLDVSLIAVDEAHCVSQWGHEFRADYTRLCELRELCPNAPMVALTATADKRTRKDIANQLKFDHYNEYISSFDRPNIKYLIAERTDELKQLHDFIQSFHKEDTGIVYCLSRKKVEKVAEQLRGLGYNAIAYHAGLSSDVRTHHQNLFNQEEKIIVVATVAFGMGIDRPDVRFVAHLDLPKSVENYYQETGRAGRDGNPSNAWMIYGLADVVKNSRMIEMTEAHETYKKFARHKLDFMLSLCESTSCRRKQLLGYFAEKIEDCGNCDNCLDTPELFDATVYAQKFLSTVYHTGEFYGAAYLIDILRGSKNAKVLEKGHDRLSVYGIGKEISKDTWNVVIRQLLTQNFITIKNWEYRNFGLMAKCSPLLKGEEKFYIRKLVNDRFQGVRKKLKSDGTSAHGRDDLFEKLRSLRREISLETNVPPYVIFGDKSLHDMCLFLPKSMDDLLMVYGVGKSKQEKYGEDFLRVIKEYQV, from the coding sequence ATGGAAAAGAGAAAAGAAAAGTTAATTGATTTATTACAAGAGAATTTTGGTTATGACTGCTTTCGTTTAGAGCAGGAGAATATTATCAATTCTATTTTAGATGGAATTGATACAATGGCCATCATGCCAACAGGGGGAGGAAAGTCTCTTTGTTATCAAATTCCAGCATTATATCTTGATGGAGTTTGCCTTGTTATTTCTCCTTTGATTTCTCTCATGCAAGATCAGGTTCTTGGTCTACAGCAAAATGGAATAGAGGCTGCATTTTTAAACTCAACGCAGAGCTTTGAAGAGAAGCTTGAAATTGAAAGGAAGCTTGTTTCTAAAGAAATAAAAATTCTCTATCTCGCCCCAGAGGCCATTCACGCTGGTTTTATTCAAAACCTATTGAATAAGCTTGATGTGTCTTTAATTGCCGTTGATGAGGCTCACTGTGTGTCTCAGTGGGGGCATGAGTTTAGAGCTGATTATACGCGTTTATGTGAGCTAAGGGAGCTTTGTCCAAACGCTCCTATGGTGGCCCTGACTGCAACTGCGGACAAAAGAACAAGAAAGGATATTGCGAATCAACTTAAGTTTGATCATTACAATGAATATATAAGTTCTTTTGATCGCCCAAATATCAAGTACCTCATTGCAGAGAGAACGGATGAGCTTAAGCAACTTCATGACTTCATTCAGTCTTTTCATAAAGAAGATACGGGTATTGTTTATTGTCTTTCGCGAAAGAAAGTTGAAAAGGTTGCAGAGCAGCTTCGTGGCCTTGGCTATAATGCTATTGCGTATCATGCAGGGTTGAGTTCTGATGTGAGAACTCACCATCAAAATCTCTTTAATCAAGAAGAAAAGATTATTGTTGTTGCAACAGTTGCTTTTGGAATGGGGATAGATCGCCCAGATGTCCGCTTTGTAGCTCACCTTGATCTACCTAAGAGTGTTGAGAATTATTATCAAGAGACCGGAAGAGCTGGTCGAGATGGTAATCCCTCTAATGCTTGGATGATTTATGGTCTTGCTGATGTCGTTAAAAATTCTCGCATGATTGAAATGACTGAGGCGCATGAAACTTATAAGAAATTTGCCAGACACAAACTTGATTTTATGCTTTCACTTTGTGAGTCGACGAGCTGTCGAAGAAAGCAGCTTCTTGGCTATTTTGCAGAGAAGATAGAAGATTGTGGGAATTGCGATAACTGTCTTGATACTCCGGAGCTTTTTGATGCGACGGTTTACGCTCAAAAATTTCTTTCAACTGTCTATCATACGGGAGAGTTCTACGGAGCTGCCTATTTGATTGATATTTTACGTGGGAGTAAGAACGCCAAAGTTCTTGAGAAAGGCCACGATAGACTCTCTGTCTATGGAATTGGAAAAGAAATTTCTAAAGACACGTGGAATGTTGTCATACGCCAGTTACTTACTCAAAACTTCATCACTATTAAAAATTGGGAATATCGTAACTTCGGTCTTATGGCCAAATGTTCACCCCTTTTAAAAGGTGAGGAAAAATTCTATATTCGAAAACTAGTTAATGATCGTTTTCAAGGAGTTCGTAAGAAGCTTAAAAGTGATGGAACTTCTGCTCATGGTAGAGATGATCTCTTTGAAAAGCTTCGTTCTCTAAGAAGAGAGATCTCTCTTGAAACCAATGTTCCCCCCTATGTCATCTTTGGTGATAAGTCCTTACATGATATGTGTCTTTTTCTACCAAAATCAATGGATGACCTCCTTATGGTTTATGGAGTTGGAAAGAGTAAGCAAGAGAAGTACGGGGAAGACTTTTTAAGAGTAATTAAAGAGTATCAAGTTTAA
- a CDS encoding 23S rRNA (pseudouridine(1915)-N(3))-methyltransferase RlmH: MRELHLITVGKLKDKHIEKLEDDYLKRLKLPKLKIHEVKSHSENLQLEANDVLKKIDDIAKNAFVVLMAENGNLYDSPKFSKWLYNHIETKQEPIVLVIGGAAGHGEEVLKRANGKLSLSPLTYPHKLARLLLVEQLYRAQTIFQNHPYHK; this comes from the coding sequence ATGCGTGAGCTTCACTTAATCACTGTCGGTAAATTAAAAGACAAGCATATCGAGAAGCTTGAGGACGATTATTTAAAACGCCTCAAGCTTCCAAAACTTAAAATCCACGAAGTTAAATCCCATTCAGAAAACCTTCAACTCGAAGCTAATGACGTTTTAAAAAAAATTGACGATATTGCAAAGAATGCTTTTGTTGTCTTAATGGCCGAGAATGGAAATCTCTACGATAGCCCTAAATTTTCAAAGTGGTTATACAATCATATTGAAACCAAGCAAGAGCCTATTGTTTTAGTGATTGGTGGAGCGGCTGGGCATGGAGAAGAAGTTTTAAAGAGGGCCAATGGAAAGCTCTCGCTCTCACCACTTACCTATCCCCATAAACTTGCACGACTACTTCTTGTCGAACAACTTTATCGAGCACAAACGATTTTTCAAAATCATCCTTATCACAAATAA
- the rsfS gene encoding ribosome silencing factor — protein MSREFITKEVTKIFKDESLEYPLNMAMSAAWILGNYKGINLKILDVSKTSSLADYFVLGSATNITAAKAMADEIAVQMRELGHETISREGFTDTDWILIDFGDVIVHIFQETTRSVYDLDNLWSGAKSIEIPQSYYFSSDAEDQSNSDQSDDRGFF, from the coding sequence ATGAGTAGAGAATTTATCACAAAAGAAGTTACTAAAATTTTCAAAGACGAGAGTCTCGAATACCCGCTTAACATGGCCATGTCAGCTGCATGGATCTTAGGGAACTACAAAGGTATTAACCTTAAAATTCTCGATGTATCTAAAACCAGCTCACTAGCTGATTACTTTGTTCTTGGTTCGGCAACAAACATCACTGCTGCAAAAGCAATGGCCGATGAAATTGCTGTTCAAATGAGAGAGCTAGGTCATGAAACTATTTCTAGAGAAGGTTTCACTGATACAGACTGGATTCTAATCGATTTTGGAGATGTTATTGTTCACATCTTCCAAGAGACGACAAGAAGTGTCTATGACCTCGATAATCTATGGTCAGGAGCGAAGAGTATTGAGATTCCTCAATCGTACTATTTTTCTTCTGATGCTGAAGACCAAAGCAATAGCGATCAATCTGATGATCGTGGCTTCTTTTAA
- the obgE gene encoding GTPase ObgE — MRFIDEVKITISSGRGGDGCVGFRREKHVPLGGPDGGDGGDGGNIYFQADEGINTLMNFRGRRIYQAGHGENGKGSQMHGRYGDDLILKVPVGTIIRNQDTGEILADLTENEQKIILAEGGRGGLGNMNFKTSTNQAPRYAQEGQPGTSLEIELELRLIADIALIGLPNAGKSTLISRVSAAKPKIADYPFTTLEPNLGVVSLGEESFVVADIPGLIEDASEGKGLGIKFLKHIERTKAFVHLVDVSWCLDEFEAFEQYVIVRQELEKYNSDLLNKREIVCLTKIDAMTEEEIEKFQTFFEEQLDRKVLPISSPSGRNIDILKNLMLKTLE, encoded by the coding sequence ATGCGCTTTATAGATGAAGTAAAAATCACAATTAGCTCTGGTCGCGGCGGAGATGGCTGCGTAGGCTTTCGTAGAGAAAAGCACGTGCCTCTTGGTGGTCCAGATGGTGGAGACGGTGGAGATGGTGGAAACATCTACTTCCAGGCCGATGAAGGTATCAACACTCTAATGAATTTTAGAGGACGACGTATCTACCAAGCAGGACACGGAGAAAACGGGAAAGGCAGCCAAATGCATGGCCGCTATGGAGATGACCTCATCTTAAAAGTTCCTGTTGGAACTATTATTCGCAACCAAGACACTGGTGAAATTCTCGCTGACCTCACTGAAAATGAGCAAAAAATAATCTTGGCCGAAGGTGGACGAGGTGGTCTTGGTAATATGAACTTCAAGACATCGACAAACCAAGCACCACGATATGCCCAAGAAGGTCAACCAGGAACAAGTTTAGAGATAGAGCTTGAGCTTCGCCTCATTGCTGATATCGCTCTCATAGGTCTACCTAACGCAGGAAAATCGACACTTATTTCAAGAGTTTCTGCAGCAAAACCTAAAATTGCAGACTACCCTTTTACAACCCTTGAACCAAATCTAGGTGTTGTTTCTCTAGGTGAAGAATCTTTTGTTGTCGCCGATATTCCAGGTCTTATTGAAGATGCATCAGAGGGGAAAGGACTTGGTATCAAGTTCCTTAAACACATTGAAAGAACTAAGGCCTTTGTTCATCTCGTTGATGTTTCTTGGTGTCTTGATGAATTTGAGGCATTCGAGCAATATGTCATCGTTAGACAAGAGCTTGAAAAATACAACTCAGACCTTCTCAACAAAAGAGAAATAGTCTGTCTTACAAAAATTGATGCAATGACTGAAGAAGAGATCGAAAAGTTTCAAACATTCTTTGAGGAGCAGCTCGATAGAAAAGTACTGCCTATTTCGTCTCCATCAGGAAGAAATATTGATATTTTGAAGAACTTAATGCTAAAAACTCTAGAATAA
- the rpmA gene encoding 50S ribosomal protein L27 translates to MAHKKAGGSTNNGRDSNPKMLGVKRFGGEKVLAGNILIRQKGSKFHAGNGVGEGKDRTLFALKDGVVKFAYYNKNKKTVSVVDA, encoded by the coding sequence ATGGCACACAAAAAAGCCGGTGGTTCAACAAATAACGGACGTGACTCAAACCCAAAAATGCTTGGTGTTAAGAGATTTGGTGGAGAAAAAGTTCTTGCTGGGAACATCCTTATTAGACAAAAAGGTTCTAAATTCCACGCTGGAAACGGTGTTGGAGAAGGTAAAGACCGTACTCTTTTCGCTCTTAAAGACGGCGTTGTAAAATTCGCTTACTACAACAAGAACAAGAAAACAGTTTCTGTTGTAGACGCTTAA
- the rplU gene encoding 50S ribosomal protein L21, translated as MYGVVEIAGHQYKVQAGDVLDVEKLANEAGTTVEFENVLFVGGETPAVGFPTVNGAKVTAKVIKHDRSRKIIVFKRKPGMYKRKNGHRQHYTSLLITEVNDGSGNVQKIEADSKNAKKFLK; from the coding sequence ATGTACGGAGTTGTAGAAATTGCAGGACATCAGTATAAAGTTCAAGCTGGAGACGTTCTTGACGTTGAAAAACTAGCTAACGAAGCTGGTACAACTGTTGAATTCGAAAACGTTCTTTTTGTTGGTGGTGAAACACCAGCGGTTGGTTTCCCAACTGTTAACGGTGCTAAAGTTACTGCGAAAGTAATTAAGCATGACAGATCTAGAAAGATCATCGTTTTCAAAAGAAAGCCAGGAATGTACAAAAGAAAAAATGGACACCGTCAACACTATACTTCACTTCTAATCACAGAAGTTAACGATGGTAGCGGTAACGTTCAGAAAATCGAAGCTGATTCAAAGAACGCTAAGAAATTTTTAAAATAA
- the lgt gene encoding prolipoprotein diacylglyceryl transferase, with protein MTFPQIDPVIFSLGPLQVRWYGLMYVIGFLIAGFLLKKLVQRNFFKVGVEKIDSLITTMLICMFLGARLIYVFVYNWDYYSHNLAELLSVWKGGLSFHGAIIGLVVGGIIFARRNNIPWFQVMDSVALAGCPGLFFGRMGNFINGELYGRVTDSPLGMVFPNGGPYPRHPSQLYEGILEGVVLTLILWLVVRRVKVYGIICAFFLIGYGSFRYFVEFFREADKQLGYYFAGTTTMGQILCLLMIIAGVLLMGFARKKNYKV; from the coding sequence ATGACATTTCCACAGATAGACCCCGTTATTTTTTCTTTAGGCCCTCTTCAAGTTCGTTGGTACGGACTGATGTACGTTATAGGATTTTTAATCGCAGGATTTCTTTTAAAGAAACTTGTGCAAAGAAATTTCTTTAAAGTTGGTGTAGAGAAAATCGACTCACTTATTACAACAATGCTCATTTGTATGTTTCTTGGAGCAAGACTCATTTATGTCTTCGTGTATAACTGGGATTATTATTCTCATAATCTAGCTGAATTACTTTCTGTATGGAAAGGTGGACTGAGTTTTCATGGGGCCATCATTGGACTTGTTGTTGGTGGTATTATTTTTGCGAGAAGAAATAATATACCTTGGTTCCAGGTCATGGACTCTGTAGCTCTTGCAGGTTGCCCAGGACTTTTCTTTGGAAGAATGGGAAATTTTATTAACGGAGAACTCTATGGACGAGTGACCGATTCACCCCTAGGAATGGTCTTTCCTAACGGTGGTCCTTATCCACGCCATCCTTCTCAACTTTATGAAGGAATTTTAGAGGGTGTCGTTTTAACTCTCATTCTCTGGCTTGTTGTAAGAAGAGTAAAAGTTTATGGAATCATCTGCGCGTTCTTTTTGATTGGATATGGATCATTCCGTTACTTTGTAGAATTCTTTCGCGAAGCAGATAAGCAACTCGGCTATTATTTCGCAGGGACGACGACCATGGGACAAATCCTATGTCTACTCATGATCATTGCTGGCGTTCTTTTAATGGGATTTGCTAGAAAGAAAAACTACAAAGTTTAA
- a CDS encoding lytic transglycosylase domain-containing protein: MDVIFKHTKVVKVLAIAALFSGCATQSNQKSDNDVAKSVKQPISKHKAWTLEAQDYHATHDDPNSITGSALIEKPGLYEGKTYFLYGAEHLNLENYYFDIPVVYNRAVKKWINYFLNRGRGFFERYGARAGRYAPVLGKILEDHGLPRDLIFLAMAESGFQNKAKSWAKAVGPWQFMPYTGRRYGLHIDWYIDERRDPIKATIAASKYLKKLYGDFGAWELAAAAYNAGEGKMSRAIRRYRTENFWRIRKGRYLKPETKNYVPKIMALAIIGKNLKSFGFEEIEFHEPLDFEEVKVQGGTDLMMVAQALDVEFEEIQRLNPEVLRWFIPNSIESYTLRVPVGKKVAWNECCREAKLLASDFQNYRVRGSRTTLKDVARKFKIKDPKVLLALNPVVKSTRSRLKKGEKISIPFRQGQSKRAPMYADLYEKPRKSVVRKRRYSKRIHIAKRRGKRITNPKKYYTVRSGDSLWSVSRKTGTSLDTLIVSNLNIIKHRMIRAGDKLIVE; this comes from the coding sequence ATGGACGTTATATTTAAGCATACTAAAGTAGTAAAAGTTCTCGCGATTGCGGCTTTGTTTTCAGGATGTGCTACTCAATCAAATCAAAAAAGTGACAATGACGTTGCAAAATCAGTAAAACAACCAATTTCTAAGCATAAGGCCTGGACTCTCGAGGCTCAAGATTACCATGCCACTCATGATGATCCGAACTCAATTACGGGTTCAGCTTTAATTGAGAAGCCTGGTCTATACGAAGGGAAGACATATTTTCTCTACGGTGCTGAACATTTGAATTTAGAAAATTATTATTTCGATATTCCCGTTGTTTATAACCGCGCTGTTAAGAAGTGGATTAATTATTTCCTAAATAGAGGTAGAGGATTTTTTGAGCGCTATGGCGCTAGAGCTGGAAGATATGCACCAGTCTTGGGAAAAATTCTTGAAGACCATGGTCTTCCAAGAGATCTCATTTTCTTAGCGATGGCCGAGAGCGGATTCCAAAATAAGGCGAAGTCTTGGGCAAAAGCTGTTGGTCCATGGCAGTTCATGCCCTATACGGGAAGAAGATATGGACTTCATATCGATTGGTATATTGACGAAAGACGTGATCCGATTAAAGCGACGATCGCCGCTTCAAAATATTTGAAGAAGCTCTACGGAGATTTTGGTGCTTGGGAATTAGCCGCTGCTGCATATAATGCAGGAGAGGGAAAAATGTCTCGAGCAATCAGAAGATATAGAACAGAGAATTTTTGGCGTATTCGAAAGGGGAGATATCTTAAGCCTGAAACTAAGAACTACGTTCCAAAAATTATGGCCCTTGCCATTATTGGAAAAAACTTAAAGTCATTTGGATTTGAGGAAATTGAATTTCACGAGCCACTTGATTTTGAAGAAGTTAAAGTTCAAGGTGGTACAGATTTAATGATGGTCGCACAGGCCCTCGATGTCGAGTTTGAAGAAATCCAAAGATTAAACCCAGAAGTTCTTCGTTGGTTTATTCCAAACTCAATTGAATCTTACACTCTTCGAGTTCCTGTTGGTAAAAAAGTTGCGTGGAATGAGTGTTGTAGGGAAGCCAAACTTCTTGCCTCAGACTTTCAAAACTATCGCGTAAGAGGGAGTAGAACTACATTAAAAGATGTCGCTAGAAAATTTAAAATTAAAGATCCCAAAGTTCTCCTCGCCCTCAATCCTGTGGTAAAGTCTACGCGATCTCGATTAAAAAAAGGGGAGAAAATTTCTATTCCTTTTAGACAGGGTCAAAGCAAACGCGCTCCTATGTATGCTGATCTCTATGAAAAACCGAGAAAGAGTGTTGTTAGAAAAAGACGTTATAGTAAGAGAATTCATATCGCTAAGAGACGTGGAAAGAGAATTACCAATCCTAAGAAGTATTACACTGTCAGAAGTGGTGACTCTCTTTGGAGTGTCTCTAGAAAAACGGGAACAAGTCTTGATACTTTGATTGTTTCTAATCTTAATATCATTAAGCACAGAATGATTCGAGCTGGTGATAAATTAATCGTTGAATAA
- the rnk gene encoding nucleoside diphosphate kinase regulator, whose product MQQQIIVTDLDFERLEGLIENYHGYEKIEQELKNACVVAKEEVPKDVVTMNSEIEFMDQMTNSKLEATLVYPTDVTKKRKGLSVSDSLGSKILGRREGDNIEWVSENGITKFITILKVVYQPEANGDWDL is encoded by the coding sequence ATGCAGCAACAAATTATTGTGACAGATTTAGATTTTGAACGCTTAGAAGGCCTTATTGAAAATTATCATGGCTATGAAAAGATTGAACAAGAGCTAAAGAATGCCTGTGTTGTTGCTAAAGAAGAAGTTCCTAAGGATGTCGTAACCATGAATTCTGAAATTGAATTTATGGATCAAATGACTAATTCAAAGCTAGAGGCAACTCTAGTCTATCCAACCGATGTAACAAAGAAGAGAAAGGGACTTTCTGTTTCAGATTCTCTTGGTTCAAAAATTCTCGGCCGTCGCGAGGGAGATAATATAGAGTGGGTAAGTGAGAATGGGATCACTAAATTCATTACTATTTTAAAAGTCGTCTATCAACCAGAGGCCAATGGGGACTGGGATTTATAA
- a CDS encoding tRNA (cytidine(34)-2'-O)-methyltransferase, with the protein MKIKPTRFNIVLYAPEIPGNTGSIGRTCVALGLRLVLIKPYGFDLSEKAVRRAGLDYWKHVDIAEYENWDDFLENEKPENDQLYFFSKNPEQNYFQADYKINGYLIFGSETKGLPQHIFDKYPQRMFSLPMFSEHVRSLNLSNVATTAAYEALRQINLKL; encoded by the coding sequence GTGAAGATCAAGCCCACACGTTTTAATATCGTACTCTACGCTCCCGAGATTCCAGGTAACACTGGAAGCATCGGGAGAACGTGTGTGGCCCTTGGTCTTCGCCTTGTCTTAATTAAACCCTATGGTTTTGACCTCTCAGAAAAAGCAGTCAGAAGAGCTGGACTCGACTATTGGAAACATGTTGATATCGCCGAATATGAGAATTGGGATGATTTTCTAGAAAATGAAAAGCCTGAAAATGATCAACTCTATTTCTTTTCAAAAAATCCAGAGCAGAATTACTTTCAAGCCGACTACAAAATCAATGGCTATTTGATCTTTGGATCAGAGACAAAAGGTCTTCCCCAGCATATCTTTGATAAATACCCACAGAGAATGTTTTCACTTCCAATGTTTAGTGAGCATGTACGTTCATTGAATCTTTCTAATGTTGCAACAACTGCTGCATACGAAGCTTTAAGACAAATCAATCTGAAATTATAA
- a CDS encoding leucyl aminopeptidase, translating into MDIKLNLNTKDFSGKDLIVVSAFQKTVEAKGKKKETTEVVNTHWSKELKEAFLAIKSSKNYKASLGERYFFALQDGTEVCVLGLGDKKALDLEKIRKEFANFYKAVSSKYADVSVAFDGFVKGSKEDSLKAIVESLLMTAYSFDTYLAKKSNPTLKTVTFDSAEKGTSKKKFQAAIDEATTVTSAINFARDLVNEPPNVLRSTEYAKRIKKDVESIKGVKCKILGNKELKKEKMNLFLSVNAGSAYEAQLVHLTYTPKKVTKNTKHIAFVGKGLVFDTGGYSLKPGGSMVNMKFDMAGSATVYAAFKAAAEMGLNVKMTCILGMTDNAVNSHATMPDAIVKARNGKTVEILNTDAEGRLVMADCLDYACDLKPDALIDSATLTGACLIALGTEVCGLMGNDQKLQDKLLKSAKNADEYMWQLPVIPEWHKDMKSNIADLKNIGGSRFGGTAKAAAFLSEFIKNDVAWAHLDIAGVGDSQSHLPYCPSKGASGLVIRSLVDFLKNS; encoded by the coding sequence ATGGACATTAAACTAAATCTCAATACGAAAGATTTTTCAGGAAAAGATCTAATCGTTGTTTCAGCTTTCCAAAAAACAGTTGAAGCAAAAGGTAAAAAGAAAGAAACAACTGAAGTTGTTAACACTCACTGGTCAAAAGAACTTAAAGAAGCTTTTCTAGCTATTAAGTCTTCTAAGAACTATAAGGCTTCACTTGGAGAAAGATATTTCTTTGCTCTACAAGATGGAACGGAAGTATGCGTTCTAGGACTTGGAGATAAGAAAGCTCTTGACCTTGAAAAGATCAGAAAAGAATTTGCAAACTTCTATAAGGCGGTAAGTTCTAAGTATGCTGACGTTTCTGTTGCTTTTGATGGTTTTGTAAAAGGAAGCAAGGAAGATTCACTTAAAGCAATCGTTGAATCTCTTCTTATGACTGCTTACTCTTTTGATACTTACCTAGCAAAGAAATCAAATCCAACTCTTAAAACAGTTACATTTGATTCTGCAGAAAAAGGTACTTCTAAAAAGAAATTTCAAGCGGCCATTGATGAAGCAACAACAGTGACTTCAGCAATTAACTTTGCAAGAGACCTAGTAAACGAACCACCAAACGTTCTTCGTTCAACTGAATATGCTAAGCGTATCAAGAAAGACGTTGAGAGTATTAAAGGTGTTAAGTGTAAAATTCTTGGAAACAAAGAACTGAAAAAAGAAAAGATGAACCTTTTCCTTTCAGTTAATGCTGGTTCTGCTTATGAAGCTCAACTTGTTCACCTAACTTACACTCCAAAGAAAGTAACTAAGAACACAAAGCACATTGCATTTGTTGGTAAAGGTCTCGTTTTTGATACTGGTGGATACTCACTTAAGCCAGGTGGTTCTATGGTAAACATGAAATTTGACATGGCCGGATCTGCAACTGTTTATGCTGCTTTCAAAGCTGCTGCAGAAATGGGTCTTAATGTTAAAATGACATGTATCCTAGGTATGACAGATAACGCAGTTAACTCTCATGCAACAATGCCAGATGCAATCGTAAAAGCTAGAAATGGTAAAACTGTTGAAATCCTCAACACTGATGCCGAAGGTCGTCTAGTTATGGCCGACTGTCTAGACTATGCCTGTGATCTAAAGCCAGACGCACTTATTGACTCTGCAACTCTTACTGGAGCATGTCTAATTGCTCTAGGAACAGAAGTTTGTGGACTTATGGGTAACGATCAAAAACTTCAGGACAAGCTTCTAAAGTCAGCTAAAAATGCTGATGAGTACATGTGGCAACTTCCAGTGATTCCTGAGTGGCACAAAGATATGAAATCAAATATCGCTGATCTTAAAAACATTGGTGGTTCAAGATTTGGTGGAACAGCGAAAGCTGCGGCATTCCTTAGTGAGTTCATTAAGAATGATGTTGCTTGGGCCCACCTAGATATCGCAGGTGTTGGTGATTCACAATCTCATCTTCCATACTGTCCTTCTAAAGGGGCTTCTGGACTTGTGATTAGATCACTTGTTGATTTCCTTAAGAACTCATAA